ATCCCCCTCCTGTTCGGCAGACAGGGTTACCGTACCCTGGCGAGGCTTACCTGCTTTCTCGCGCACTTCCGGGGCTTCGATCCCGTGATCGACCGAGTTTCGAACCAGGTGAACCAGCGGATCAGACAGCGCTTCGACCAGATTCTTGTCCAGGTCGGTGTCTTCACCGTGCATCACCAGGTTGACCTCTTTCTTGAGGTTCCGGGCCAGGTCACGCACAACCCGGGGGAACCGGCCGAACACCTTCTTGATCGGCTGCATACGGGTCTGCATGACGGCAGACTGGAGGTCGGTGGTGACCACATCCAGGTTGGACACGGCTTTGTGCATGTGTTCGTCTTCGCTTTCCGCGCCCAGACGCTGCAAGCGGTTACGCACCAGCACCAGTTCACCCACCATGTTCATGATGTCGTCGAGACGCTTGGTGTCAACACGCACCGTTGTTTCAGCCGCGGGCGCGTGTTCGCGGGCGGGCATCGCAGGGGTGGCAGCGCCTTTGGTCTCCGGCTTCCCGGGCTTCGGTGCCTCTGCTTTTGGCTTGGCTGGCTCTTTCGGCGCTGAGGGCTCTTTCGGCGCTGGCGGCTCTTTCGCTGCTGAAGGCTCCTTCGGACCGGAGGACTCTCCCCCGGCTGTCGGGCTTCCGCCCTTGCCGTGCAGATCGTCCAACAATTTTTCGAATTCGTCGTCGGTGATCAGATCGTCGCTGCCACCGCCTTCTGCCTTTGCCGCCGGCTTTTCTTCTTTGCTGACAGCATCGTCCTCGCCCGCAGGTGCGCCGGCAAACTGCCCTTTTCCATGCAGCTGGTCGAGCAGCGCCTCGAACTCGTCGTCGGTTATCTCGTCGTCGCCGGAACCCTCCCAGTCACCGGAAGACGCTCCGGAGTCTGAAGCCGGTGCCTGGTCTTCGCTCTTTTCGTCCTGCAAGGCATCCAGAAGCTGTTCGAATTCGTCGTCGGTGATGTCGCCACCATCCTCCGCCGGTTCACTCTCTTCGTGTTCTGGCTGAGGGTCGGCGACAGGCGCTCCCTCACCTTCTGGCAGGGCCAGGGCATCGAGGCGGGCAATCAGTTCGTCCGGAGCCGGTGTTGGTTCCTCGTGATTGCGAACCTCTTCAAACATGGCATTAACGTTATCCAGGGCCTCCAGAACCACGTCCATCAGTTCGGAGTCCACCTTACGCTTGTGATTGCGCAGGGTATCGAAAACGTTCTCGGCGGAGTGGCAGCAATTTACCAGCGCTTCAAGCTGAAGGAAGCCCGCGCCGCCTTTAACGGTGTGAAAGCCACGGAAAATGGCGTTGAGCAGATCACTGTCGTCAGGATGTTGCTCAAGATCTACCAACTGCTCTGACAGCTTTTCGAGAATTTCACCGGCTTCTACCAGGAAGTCCTGCAAAATCTCTTCATCAGCATCAAACGCCATGCGTTACCCTCTTTGTTCAGAAACCGAGACTGGACAACAGGTCGTCAACGTCATCCTGTCCCGAAACTACATCTTCACGCTCATCGGCCTTGATCTGGGGCCCGACGCCCTTCTCTGCAGATTCTTCCTTCTCTTCAATCTGGTGCACGGTGCCGGTGAGCTGATCCACATGGCTGGCCATCACCACCAGGCTGAGCATCTGCTCCTCAACCTCTTTTACCAGGGCGGTGACCTTCTGGATAACCTGGCCCGTCAAATCCTGATAATCCTGAGCAAGCAGAATTTCCGAAAGATTGTTGTACATGGTGTCAGCGTCGCTGGCCGTACTGACAAAAAAGCGATCAATCCGGCCGTACAGTTCCCGGAACTCCGCCGGCTGCATCTCCCGACGACGCAGACGTTGCCATTCGTCCCGCAAGGAGGCCGCCTCTTCCCGAAACGCGTTGGCCACCGGCATGGTTTCCTCAACCAGATCCATGGTGCGGTTGGCCGCTTCGCCGGTCATCTGCACAACGTATTCGAGGCGATCGGAGGCGTCTGTCATCTTCGACAGCGCTTCTTGCTGTTCCGCGTTCCGGGGGTCAATCTGGAAGTTCCGGATGGCTTCGTGCAGGCTCCGGGTCAATCGCCCTACCTCGCGGTACAGACTTTGATCCCTGACCTCGCTGAGTTCATTGATCAGGGTCATGGCTTTGGCATAATCACCGGCATCAACACTCTCTGCCAGCTCTGCTGCCTGCCGCTGGAGCTTTTCGGTCACCTCCGGCTCAAGGCCCCGATGGTTCTTTTTGCTATCGCTCATGAGAGCCATCCGACCTCTGGTTACTGGATTCTTTCAAAGATTTTCTCAATCTTTTCCTTGAGCACAGCGGCAGTGAACGGTTTGACAACGTAGCCGTTCACACCCGCCTGAGCCGCGGCAACAATCTGGTCGCGCTTCGCCTCAGCCGTTACCATCAATACCGGCAGGGTTTTCAGATTCTCGTCAGCCCGGACAGCCTTCAGAAGATCGAACCCGGACATGCCCGGCATGTTCCAGTCGGTGACCAGAAAGTCGTATTTGCCGCTCTTCAGCATCGGCAAGGCTGTGTTGCCATCGTCTGCTTCATCGGTGTTGGTGAAGCCCAGATCACGCAGCAGGTTTTTGATGATCCGTCGCATTGTGGAGAAATCATCCACAATGAGGATTTTCATGTTTTTGTCCAATGGGACCTCCAGTTAGTAACACCCGGAATTCGTTTGACCTTCGCGTTCAAAGTCTAGCAGGCCGCTGTTTAAACCGCTTATTGTCAGACCTTTGCTTCCGTTGTAAAGCATCGGTTACCAAAAACTACAGACTGCACCTTCGCAGACACAGACTGAACGCAATCAGCTGTCCGGTTCCTGGCGCCAATCCGACAACCGCCCCCGAAGGCGCAAGGCAGCCTGGCTGTGAATCTGGCTGACCCTGCTCTCGCTGACGCCCAGCACGGCGCCTATTTCCTTGAGGTTCAGCTCTTCCTGGTAATAAAGGCTCAGAACCAGTTTTTCCCGCTCCGGCAGGTCTTCAATGGCCTCAGCCAGGCTCCGCCGGAAGGCATCGGAGGACAACCCCTCCAGAGGGTTATCCTGCGTCTCTGTCTGTTCTATCGGCAGCTCTCCGGATTCATTGAGCTCATCGAGGCTAAAAAGTCGGCCA
This genomic stretch from Marinobacter salsuginis harbors:
- a CDS encoding chemotaxis protein CheA translates to MAFDADEEILQDFLVEAGEILEKLSEQLVDLEQHPDDSDLLNAIFRGFHTVKGGAGFLQLEALVNCCHSAENVFDTLRNHKRKVDSELMDVVLEALDNVNAMFEEVRNHEEPTPAPDELIARLDALALPEGEGAPVADPQPEHEESEPAEDGGDITDDEFEQLLDALQDEKSEDQAPASDSGASSGDWEGSGDDEITDDEFEALLDQLHGKGQFAGAPAGEDDAVSKEEKPAAKAEGGGSDDLITDDEFEKLLDDLHGKGGSPTAGGESSGPKEPSAAKEPPAPKEPSAPKEPAKPKAEAPKPGKPETKGAATPAMPAREHAPAAETTVRVDTKRLDDIMNMVGELVLVRNRLQRLGAESEDEHMHKAVSNLDVVTTDLQSAVMQTRMQPIKKVFGRFPRVVRDLARNLKKEVNLVMHGEDTDLDKNLVEALSDPLVHLVRNSVDHGIEAPEVREKAGKPRQGTVTLSAEQEGDHILLFIEDDGAGMDPEVLRRKAVEKGIYDQDAADRLTDSECFNLIFAAGFSTKEQISDVSGRGVGMDVVKTKIGQLNGQLSIESQLGKGSRIVIKVPLTLAIMPTLMIMLGDQSFALPLVNVVEIFHLDLTKTNIVDGRECIVVREKVFPLFHIKRWLVRDGTSQEVPENAHVVIVAMGTKQVGFVVDQLVGQEEVVIKPLGRALQGTPGMAGATITGDGRIALIIDVPSLLQHYG
- a CDS encoding protein phosphatase CheZ, translated to MSDSKKNHRGLEPEVTEKLQRQAAELAESVDAGDYAKAMTLINELSEVRDQSLYREVGRLTRSLHEAIRNFQIDPRNAEQQEALSKMTDASDRLEYVVQMTGEAANRTMDLVEETMPVANAFREEAASLRDEWQRLRRREMQPAEFRELYGRIDRFFVSTASDADTMYNNLSEILLAQDYQDLTGQVIQKVTALVKEVEEQMLSLVVMASHVDQLTGTVHQIEEKEESAEKGVGPQIKADEREDVVSGQDDVDDLLSSLGF
- the cheY gene encoding chemotaxis response regulator CheY, with product MDKNMKILIVDDFSTMRRIIKNLLRDLGFTNTDEADDGNTALPMLKSGKYDFLVTDWNMPGMSGFDLLKAVRADENLKTLPVLMVTAEAKRDQIVAAAQAGVNGYVVKPFTAAVLKEKIEKIFERIQ